A single genomic interval of uncultured Desulfobacter sp. harbors:
- a CDS encoding metal ABC transporter ATP-binding protein, with amino-acid sequence MIKETSFAIEVAHLTVSYNAKPALLDVSVKIETDQLVGVIGPNGAGKSTFIKAILGFVKPDLGTVKIQGTYAKNAKGLVAYVPQRGAVDWDFPITVREVALMGRFQKIPWYTSPRKKDRDAAMEALEMVRMTDFAHRQIGELSGGQQQRVFMARALAQGSDILLLDEPFAGVDAATERAILEVLERAKKSGKTLVVVHHDLSTATEYFDKLLLIKQRLYAYGEPHMVLQEDLLSQVYEGKLKIFKDVVKKEGN; translated from the coding sequence ATGATTAAAGAGACTTCCTTTGCCATAGAGGTGGCCCATCTTACTGTCAGCTACAATGCAAAGCCTGCGCTTTTGGATGTGAGCGTGAAAATTGAAACGGATCAACTGGTGGGTGTCATCGGCCCCAACGGCGCAGGTAAATCCACCTTTATCAAGGCGATTTTAGGCTTTGTAAAGCCCGACCTGGGCACAGTAAAAATCCAAGGCACCTACGCTAAAAACGCCAAAGGTCTGGTAGCCTATGTTCCCCAGCGAGGGGCTGTGGACTGGGATTTTCCCATCACGGTTCGGGAAGTGGCCCTTATGGGGCGATTCCAGAAAATCCCCTGGTACACGTCTCCACGAAAAAAAGACAGGGATGCTGCCATGGAAGCACTTGAAATGGTTCGCATGACCGACTTTGCCCACCGCCAGATCGGAGAGCTTTCCGGCGGCCAGCAACAGCGGGTCTTCATGGCCCGGGCCCTTGCCCAGGGCAGTGATATTCTGCTGCTGGATGAACCTTTTGCCGGGGTGGATGCAGCAACGGAAAGGGCTATCCTGGAAGTCCTGGAAAGGGCCAAAAAGTCGGGCAAAACCCTGGTGGTGGTCCATCATGATCTGTCCACAGCAACAGAATATTTTGACAAACTGTTGCTCATCAAGCAGCGCCTCTACGCATATGGCGAACCTCATATGGTACTTCAGGAAGACTTACTCAGTCAGGTCTACGAGGGTAAGCTTAAAATTTTCAAAGATGTGGTAAAAAAGGAGGGAAATTAA
- a CDS encoding zinc ABC transporter substrate-binding protein, whose translation MNFLFKKYVLLFFLLIFNLTILFTGYTDATELTKPVIVASTTQIADFARQVAGDQALVKSILAPGADPHTYNVTPDDVQIVLGADLCIENGLHLEGKNWMSTLAKDAQKTLITATDGIQALSISQGGQSIPDPHAWLSPKNVVVYVNNITRGIIALDPGNKAFYRARAKLFLQQLRVLDAWIREQINAVSPQQRILVTTHDAFNYFCREYRLNEKNDFLSIAPVGWSTGAEVGAGITPERRRKVIESIKASGAPAIFVETTINPKQIREIAKETGVKIGGELYSDSMGPEGSAAETYIGMMRENTLLIVNSLK comes from the coding sequence ATGAATTTTTTGTTCAAAAAATACGTACTGTTGTTTTTTCTTCTAATTTTCAACTTAACTATACTTTTTACAGGTTACACAGACGCGACTGAATTAACAAAGCCTGTGATTGTGGCATCGACCACCCAGATTGCGGATTTTGCACGGCAGGTGGCAGGAGACCAGGCCCTGGTCAAAAGTATCCTGGCTCCCGGGGCTGATCCCCATACCTATAACGTCACCCCCGATGATGTCCAGATAGTGCTTGGTGCAGATTTGTGCATTGAAAACGGCCTTCACCTGGAAGGAAAGAACTGGATGAGTACCCTGGCCAAAGATGCCCAAAAAACATTAATCACGGCCACCGACGGCATCCAGGCACTTTCCATAAGTCAAGGCGGCCAGTCCATCCCCGATCCCCATGCCTGGCTTTCCCCAAAAAATGTGGTTGTGTACGTCAATAACATCACCAGGGGTATCATTGCTCTGGACCCTGGGAACAAAGCATTTTATCGGGCAAGGGCCAAGCTTTTTTTACAGCAGCTTCGGGTGCTGGACGCCTGGATCAGGGAACAGATCAATGCCGTTTCCCCCCAGCAGCGAATTCTGGTCACCACCCATGATGCCTTTAACTATTTTTGCCGGGAATACCGCCTCAACGAAAAAAACGACTTTTTATCCATCGCCCCTGTGGGATGGTCCACCGGTGCTGAAGTCGGGGCCGGCATCACCCCGGAACGAAGGCGCAAGGTGATCGAGTCCATCAAGGCATCGGGCGCTCCGGCTATTTTTGTAGAAACCACCATCAACCCGAAACAAATCAGGGAAATCGCCAAGGAAACCGGAGTTAAAATAGGCGGGGAACTTTACTCGGACTCCATGGGTCCCGAAGGATCTGCCGCTGAAACCTATATCGGCATGATGCGGGAGAACACACTGCTCATCGTCAATTCGCTTAAATAG